The genome window AGAACCAGGATAAGTATTCCGTACAACGATCTGCTCATCTTCCAGTTCTTTGAGCCGTTCACACAGTACCCGGTCGCTGCACTTGGTGATAGCGCCTGCAATGTCTTTGAACCGCAGTGTCGGCTGTTCCAGCAGGACCTCAATAATCAAGCCATTCCACTTCTTCCCCAGCATCATAAAGGTTTGGGTAAATTTCGGACAG of Limosilactobacillus oris contains these proteins:
- a CDS encoding winged helix-turn-helix transcriptional regulator, with the protein product MTEMVAKKREEGGCKLCPKFTQTFMMLGKKWNGLIIEVLLEQPTLRFKDIAGAITKCSDRVLCERLKELEDEQIVVRNTYPGSSRVDYSLTERGRELAPVMEAVHKWSDKWC